From the genome of Triticum aestivum cultivar Chinese Spring chromosome 3B, IWGSC CS RefSeq v2.1, whole genome shotgun sequence, one region includes:
- the LOC123072462 gene encoding probable glutathione S-transferase, which produces MSTPAAVRVIGAFDSPFSHRAEVALRLKGVPYELILEELHNKSELLLTSNPVHKKVPVLLHGDRTICESLIIVEYVDETFDGPALLPTDPYDRATARLWSRFIDDKCSKPFWLAMWTDGEAQKGFTKEIKENFALLEAQLEGKRFFGGGTIGLVDIAACGFAHWLTVCEEVSGVTLVTAEEFPRLCRWAKEYASDEKVRACLPDRAQMLAHFTANKEMFMAMAKSMLPK; this is translated from the exons ATGAGCACACCGGCGGCCGTCAGGGTGATCGGCGCCTTCGACAGCCCGTTTAGCCACCGCGCCGAGGTCGCCCTGCGCCTCAAGGGCGTTCCCTACGAGCTCATCctggaggagctccacaacaagagCGAGCTGCTGCTTACGAGCAACCCCGTCCACAAGAAGGTGCCCGTGCTCCTCCACGGCGACCGCACCATCTGCGAGTCGCTCATCATCGTCGAGTACGTTGACGAGACCTTCGACGGGCCGGCGCTTCTCCCAACGGACCCCTACGACCGTGCCACTGCCCGCTTGTGGTCCCGCTTCATCGATGACAAG TGCTCGAAGCCGTTCTGGCTGGCGATGTGGACTGATGGGGAAGCGCAGAAGGGGTTCACGAAGGAGATCAAGGAGAACTTCGCGCTCCTGGAGGCGCAGCTCGAGGGTAAGAGGTTCTTCGGCGGCGGCACCATTGGCCTCGTCGACATAGCCGCCTGCGGGTTCGCGCACTGGCTCACCGTCTGCGAGGAGGTTTCTGGCGTGACACTGGTCACGGCCGAGGAGTTCCCTCGCCTGTGCCGCTGGGCCAAAGAGTATGCCTCCGACGAGAAGGTCAGAGCGTGCCTGCCGGACAGGGCGCAGATGCTCGCCCATTTCACGGCCAACAAGGAGATGTTCATGGCCATGGCAAAGTCAATGCTGCCAAAATAA